The proteins below are encoded in one region of Bifidobacterium catenulatum DSM 16992 = JCM 1194 = LMG 11043:
- a CDS encoding YhgE/Pip domain-containing protein, whose protein sequence is MIWGIFKRDMCHATRNVIAVIVSMGLVVVPALYAWFNIAASWDPYGNTKALKVAVANNDKGYKSDLIPVRVNVGETIISTLHANDQLDWQFVKSDKAIDGVKSGEYYAAIVIPKGFSADMMTLFSPDIKHAQLKYYLNEKINPIAPHITDQGATTVVNTIDKTFAKTIAQVGLDLASSILHYSQSPQMAEYMRNLNGNLTTTADTLSGASQQVTSYSQLLGSANDIVDSTGKLLASATKAGKQAQNALKQGKSGATSLTSAGANVTSSVNTALDQVSGAFDQVAAKVNKAFDAIGKGSDTAASQLTTLSEQVSSGESLYDTYITSLNHMRESVEQLPDSDSAKQALLEAIDREITLLEAAKGDSQKLAQQLKDASTQVTQDTAAAESSRKEILNRITSAKQSISNVRDDYATNVKPKIDALASTVSTLISQTDSIITQLSGTADDLDDVTGDVGTNVTSIRSTLGAIAKKLDSSAATVKELITKLETGGNAGDGNSDGGDGDNDASSSDSGESDELRALATANASTLSTLISAPVALHRVSVYPIANYGSAMAPFYTILSIWVGAIILCAMLKVTISDREKAHVLGLGDTLPRIAGPSGPGNASRWGLRLDHEYFGRYAIFALLALLQGTLVCLGDTYFLGVQANHALQFLAVGWLAALVFSNIVYTLTVSFGDIGKAVAVVLLVMQVAGSGGTFPIETLPKFFQMLYPFLPFPHAIDAMHAAMAGSYGNEYLLDMVYLALFLIPSLLLGLVLRKPVIRLNNWVSRNLESTKVM, encoded by the coding sequence ATGATCTGGGGCATCTTCAAGCGGGACATGTGCCACGCCACCCGCAACGTGATCGCCGTGATCGTCTCGATGGGTCTGGTGGTGGTGCCGGCGCTGTACGCCTGGTTCAACATCGCGGCCAGCTGGGACCCCTACGGCAACACCAAGGCATTGAAGGTCGCCGTGGCCAATAACGACAAGGGTTACAAGTCGGATCTCATACCGGTGCGCGTCAACGTGGGCGAAACCATCATCAGCACACTGCACGCCAACGACCAGCTGGACTGGCAGTTCGTGAAAAGCGACAAGGCAATCGACGGGGTGAAATCCGGCGAATACTATGCGGCAATCGTAATTCCGAAAGGTTTCAGCGCCGACATGATGACGCTGTTCTCCCCCGACATCAAACACGCGCAGCTCAAGTACTATCTGAACGAGAAAATCAACCCGATCGCCCCGCATATCACCGATCAGGGCGCGACAACCGTGGTCAACACGATCGACAAAACCTTCGCCAAAACGATTGCGCAAGTCGGACTCGACCTGGCCTCAAGCATCCTACACTATTCGCAAAGCCCGCAAATGGCCGAATACATGCGCAACCTCAACGGCAATCTCACCACCACGGCGGATACGCTGAGCGGCGCATCGCAGCAGGTGACGTCGTATTCGCAGCTGCTCGGCTCGGCGAACGACATCGTGGATTCCACGGGCAAACTGCTCGCCTCGGCGACCAAGGCGGGCAAACAGGCCCAGAACGCGTTGAAGCAAGGCAAATCAGGTGCCACGTCGCTCACTTCGGCAGGTGCGAACGTCACCTCCTCGGTGAACACCGCGCTCGACCAGGTGTCAGGCGCGTTCGACCAAGTAGCTGCCAAGGTGAACAAGGCGTTCGACGCGATCGGCAAGGGCTCAGACACCGCAGCCAGCCAGTTGACAACGTTGAGCGAACAAGTCTCCAGCGGCGAATCGCTGTACGACACGTACATCACAAGCCTCAACCACATGCGCGAATCGGTGGAACAACTACCGGACAGTGATTCCGCGAAACAGGCGCTGCTGGAAGCCATCGACCGGGAGATCACTCTGCTGGAAGCCGCCAAAGGCGATTCGCAGAAGCTCGCGCAGCAGCTGAAAGACGCTTCCACGCAGGTCACGCAGGATACCGCAGCCGCGGAAAGCTCCCGCAAGGAGATCCTGAACCGCATCACCTCCGCGAAGCAGTCGATCAGCAATGTGCGCGACGATTACGCCACGAACGTCAAGCCGAAAATCGACGCGCTCGCCTCCACAGTCAGCACGCTGATCTCCCAAACCGACAGCATAATCACCCAGCTGAGCGGCACCGCCGACGATCTGGACGATGTGACGGGCGATGTGGGGACGAATGTGACGTCCATCCGTTCCACGCTCGGCGCGATCGCGAAGAAACTCGACTCGTCGGCAGCGACGGTGAAGGAGCTGATCACGAAGCTGGAGACGGGCGGGAACGCCGGTGACGGCAACAGCGATGGTGGCGACGGTGACAACGACGCCAGTTCGTCCGATTCGGGTGAATCGGACGAACTACGTGCACTGGCCACCGCCAACGCGTCCACACTGTCCACGCTGATTTCCGCGCCCGTCGCACTGCATCGCGTCTCGGTGTACCCGATCGCGAACTACGGTTCGGCCATGGCGCCGTTCTATACGATCCTGTCAATCTGGGTGGGTGCGATCATCCTGTGCGCCATGCTGAAAGTGACGATTTCGGACCGCGAGAAGGCGCATGTGCTGGGCTTGGGCGACACGTTGCCGCGCATCGCCGGCCCGTCCGGCCCGGGGAACGCCTCACGTTGGGGACTGCGCCTCGACCACGAGTATTTCGGACGGTACGCGATCTTCGCACTGCTCGCGTTGCTGCAGGGCACACTGGTTTGTCTGGGTGACACGTATTTCCTTGGCGTACAGGCGAATCATGCGCTGCAGTTCCTTGCCGTGGGGTGGCTTGCCGCGCTCGTGTTCTCGAATATCGTGTATACGCTGACCGTGTCGTTCGGCGATATCGGCAAGGCCGTGGCTGTGGTGCTGCTGGTGATGCAGGTCGCCGGCTCGGGCGGTACGTTCCCTATCGAGACGCTGCCGAAGTTCTTCCAAATGCTCTACCCGTTCCTACCATTCCCGCACGCCATCGATGCCATGCACGCCGCGATGGCCGGATCGTACGGCAATGAGTACCTGCTTGATATGGTGTATCTCGCCTTGTTCCTGATTCCTTCGCTGCTGCTGGGATTGGTGTTGCGCAAGCCGGTGATCCGGTTGAACAACTGGGTGAGCCGCAATCTGGAGTCCACCAAGGTGATGTGA
- a CDS encoding YhgE/Pip domain-containing protein: MHQVFAIFLRDVKRILKNPVALVVTLGVAIIPSLYAWCNILANWDPYANTGNIQVAVANEDKGTTSTLVGHLDAGQQTVNQLKKNHQLGWRFVPKQQAIEGVESGKYYAAIVLPEDFSSRLIGTVTGKGDRPSITYYINEKLNAIAPKITDTGATTIDEQINTTFVSSVADAVAKEVKEAAGETTDSVKNAQSDVVNDLTDTINQLETVQQQLRDTRSTLDKALTTIDSAKQSNIALASEITNSLDTVGKASDLLSETRTQTERFSNTLVGALDNGSTQLSGLQVNVSNATGTVLSGLNTTQDALDQVSSTMHHVNTTTGNVLDGVEKALQASQLDPNSQTYKDLSAQLAEARKQLTFQQQRIDAFDQDTTDAINAGKNTANGFNDDVTTLAKNGTASMASARTTITGTVMPNLNTGLDTLSLANGSLSGTLTTLQSTLEQGNGLLDQLSRTVTQTNTTIAGTQTQLANLAKQLNTTRTDVAALSSSAMFQQLSQALGLDASEIGSFVGEPVHLDEQVLYPVKNYGSAVTPFYTNLALWVGGFVLVAIYKLEVDRDEKIRMYTPRQGYMGRWLLFVTVGFLQAIIATIGDLALGIQCEHPFLFILAGIFASFVYVNIIYALAVAFRHIGKAVAVILVIIQIPGAAGLYPIEMMPEFFRRLKPFLPFTYGINAMRGPIGGMYANHYWIDMLSLFWYLPVALFIGLVVRKLALNLNRLFDNRLADTDLMITEHNEGTVEPLRLTETAQQIAEEFPELARRRAIHFFRLYPRLVRWGFLALAVLPFVFLLLLFITRMKLAMLLGWIISIIAIDTYLIVVEYLRERYANYLGEEAMSAEEFRSAILNENLLFRPGMHYKPMHAVRTRLYEAAHGGSAGHAPEHAAGNTDGNAGRSLREEGNEQ; this comes from the coding sequence ATGCACCAGGTTTTCGCCATCTTCCTTCGAGACGTGAAACGCATTCTGAAGAACCCCGTGGCGCTCGTCGTCACGCTGGGTGTGGCCATCATCCCATCACTGTACGCATGGTGCAATATCCTCGCCAACTGGGACCCGTACGCGAACACGGGCAACATCCAAGTCGCTGTGGCGAACGAGGACAAGGGCACAACCTCCACGCTGGTCGGCCATCTCGACGCTGGCCAGCAGACCGTCAACCAGCTTAAGAAGAACCATCAGCTCGGCTGGCGTTTCGTTCCCAAGCAGCAAGCCATCGAAGGCGTGGAATCCGGCAAATACTATGCGGCGATCGTACTGCCGGAAGACTTCAGCTCCAGACTAATCGGCACCGTCACCGGTAAAGGCGACCGACCGTCGATCACGTACTACATCAACGAAAAGCTGAACGCGATCGCACCGAAAATCACCGATACGGGCGCGACCACGATCGACGAGCAGATCAACACCACTTTCGTTTCCAGCGTGGCCGACGCCGTGGCAAAGGAAGTGAAGGAGGCAGCGGGAGAAACCACCGACAGCGTGAAAAACGCGCAAAGCGACGTCGTCAACGATCTGACCGACACCATCAACCAGCTCGAAACCGTCCAACAGCAGCTGCGCGACACCCGTTCCACGCTCGACAAGGCCCTCACCACCATCGATTCGGCCAAACAGTCCAACATCGCGCTCGCCTCGGAAATCACCAACTCGCTTGACACCGTCGGCAAGGCGTCCGACTTGCTGAGCGAGACGCGCACACAAACCGAACGATTCTCGAACACGCTGGTCGGAGCGCTCGACAACGGCAGCACGCAACTGTCCGGCCTGCAGGTCAACGTGAGCAATGCCACCGGCACCGTGCTCAGCGGACTGAACACTACGCAGGACGCGCTCGACCAAGTGTCCAGTACCATGCATCACGTCAACACCACCACCGGCAATGTGCTCGACGGCGTGGAGAAGGCGTTGCAGGCCAGCCAGCTGGATCCGAACAGCCAAACGTATAAGGATCTTTCCGCGCAGCTCGCCGAAGCCCGCAAACAGCTGACGTTCCAGCAGCAGCGCATCGACGCCTTCGATCAGGACACCACGGATGCGATCAACGCGGGGAAGAACACCGCGAACGGGTTTAACGACGATGTCACCACGCTGGCGAAGAACGGCACGGCGTCGATGGCGAGCGCACGCACGACCATCACCGGCACGGTCATGCCGAATCTCAACACCGGGCTCGATACACTCAGCCTGGCCAATGGGTCGCTGTCCGGCACGCTTACCACGCTGCAAAGCACGCTGGAACAGGGCAACGGGCTGCTCGACCAGTTGTCGCGCACCGTGACCCAAACGAACACCACCATTGCTGGCACGCAGACGCAGCTCGCCAATCTCGCCAAACAGCTCAACACCACGCGCACCGATGTGGCCGCGTTGAGCAGTTCGGCGATGTTCCAGCAGCTTTCCCAAGCGCTCGGACTTGACGCGAGTGAGATCGGCTCGTTCGTGGGCGAGCCGGTGCATTTGGACGAACAGGTCCTCTACCCGGTCAAAAACTATGGTTCCGCGGTCACACCGTTCTACACGAATCTTGCGCTGTGGGTCGGCGGATTCGTGCTCGTCGCGATCTACAAGCTTGAAGTGGACCGCGATGAGAAGATCCGCATGTACACGCCACGCCAAGGCTATATGGGCCGTTGGCTGCTGTTCGTCACGGTCGGATTCCTGCAGGCGATCATCGCCACGATCGGCGATCTCGCGCTGGGCATCCAATGCGAGCATCCGTTCCTGTTCATCCTCGCCGGCATTTTCGCCTCGTTCGTCTACGTGAACATCATTTACGCGCTCGCCGTGGCGTTCCGGCATATCGGCAAGGCCGTCGCCGTGATTCTGGTGATCATCCAGATTCCGGGTGCGGCAGGTCTCTACCCCATCGAGATGATGCCGGAATTCTTCCGCCGTCTGAAACCGTTCCTACCGTTCACCTACGGCATCAACGCGATGCGCGGGCCGATCGGCGGCATGTATGCCAACCATTATTGGATCGACATGCTCTCGCTGTTCTGGTATCTGCCTGTGGCGCTGTTCATCGGCTTGGTGGTCCGCAAGCTGGCGTTGAACCTCAACCGCCTGTTCGACAACCGTCTGGCAGACACTGATCTGATGATCACCGAACATAACGAAGGCACGGTGGAACCGTTGCGGCTCACCGAGACCGCGCAGCAGATCGCCGAGGAGTTCCCCGAACTCGCCCGCAGACGGGCGATTCATTTCTTCCGCCTGTACCCGCGCCTGGTGCGTTGGGGATTCCTCGCGCTGGCGGTACTGCCGTTCGTGTTCCTGCTGTTGCTATTCATCACGCGCATGAAGCTCGCCATGCTGCTCGGTTGGATCATTTCGATCATCGCCATCGACACGTATCTCATCGTGGTGGAGTATCTGCGCGAACGGTATGCGAATTATCTGGGCGAGGAAGCGATGAGTGCGGAAGAGTTCCGCAGTGCGATCCTGAACGAGAACCTGCTGTTCCGGCCGGGCATGCATTACAAGCCGATGCATGCCGTACGTACGAGGCTGTATGAGGCTGCGCATGGTGGTTCAGCCGGACATGCGCCTGAACATGCGGCTGGAAACACGGACGGAAATGCTGGCAGGAGTCTGCGTGAGGAGGGGAACGAACAGTGA
- the fbaA gene encoding class II fructose-bisphosphate aldolase, with protein MTIATPERYAQMLDAARRGGYAYPAINVTSTQTLNAALQGFAEAESDGIIQVSVGGAAYFSGQRVNDRVTGSLAFAAFAHEVAAKYPNITIALHTDHCAKQYLDEWVRPLLDHEVEQVKHGQEPTFQSHMWDGSTVPLGENLDIAEELLDKSQAAHTVLEIEIGAVGGEEDGHSAKINDKLYSTPAQGIAVAQRLGLGERGRYMAAFTFGNVHGAYKPGVVKLRPELLDEIQTTVALAIKAGEMPAPAHSLDVAPGKPFALVFHGGSGSAPEEIAQAVSYGVVKMNIDTDTQYAFSRAVAGHMFSNYDSVLKIDGEVGNKKLYDPRSWGREAESAMAARVVEACKQLGSAGRALN; from the coding sequence ATGACTATTGCAACGCCGGAACGTTATGCGCAAATGCTGGACGCCGCACGCCGCGGCGGTTACGCCTATCCCGCGATCAATGTGACCAGCACGCAGACCTTGAACGCCGCACTTCAGGGTTTCGCCGAGGCGGAATCCGATGGCATCATCCAAGTCTCCGTAGGCGGCGCCGCCTACTTCTCCGGGCAACGCGTCAACGACCGCGTCACCGGCTCGCTTGCCTTCGCAGCCTTCGCGCACGAAGTCGCGGCGAAATACCCCAACATCACCATCGCCCTGCACACCGACCACTGCGCCAAACAGTATTTGGACGAATGGGTGCGCCCCCTGCTCGACCATGAAGTCGAACAGGTGAAGCACGGTCAGGAACCGACCTTCCAGTCACACATGTGGGACGGTTCCACAGTGCCGCTGGGCGAAAACCTCGACATCGCAGAAGAACTGCTCGACAAATCCCAAGCCGCGCACACCGTGCTGGAAATCGAAATCGGCGCGGTCGGCGGCGAAGAAGACGGGCACAGCGCCAAAATCAATGACAAACTGTATTCCACGCCCGCGCAAGGCATCGCCGTCGCGCAACGACTCGGCCTCGGCGAGCGCGGACGCTACATGGCCGCCTTCACCTTCGGCAACGTGCACGGCGCATACAAACCGGGCGTGGTGAAACTGCGCCCCGAACTGCTCGACGAAATCCAGACCACGGTCGCGCTCGCGATCAAGGCCGGCGAAATGCCCGCCCCCGCGCACTCGCTGGATGTCGCTCCCGGTAAGCCGTTCGCCCTGGTGTTCCACGGCGGTTCCGGCTCCGCGCCGGAGGAGATCGCGCAGGCCGTGAGCTACGGCGTGGTGAAGATGAACATCGACACCGATACGCAGTACGCATTCAGCCGTGCGGTGGCCGGTCACATGTTCTCCAACTATGATTCGGTGCTCAAAATCGACGGTGAGGTGGGCAACAAGAAGCTGTACGATCCGCGATCCTGGGGTCGTGAAGCTGAATCTGCGATGGCCGCGCGTGTGGTCGAAGCATGCAAGCAGCTCGGCAGTGCCGGGCGCGCGCTGAACTAG
- a CDS encoding adenylosuccinate synthase, which yields MPGIVLIGAQWGDEGKGKATDLIGTKVDYVARFNGGNNAGHTVVVGDESYALHLLPSGIISPNVTPVIGNGVVVDPEVLFEEIDGLESRGVDCSRLLVSEAAHVIAPYHRTLDKVTERFLGKHKIGTTGRGIGPAYADKINRVGIRVHDLFNAEHLHDKVEASLHQKNQMLVKLYNRRPIDVDETTDELLKLGERLKPYVANTSLVLNKALDEGKTVLFEGGQATMLDVDHGTYPFVTSSNPTAGGACTGTGVGPTKITRVIGVSKAYVTRVGEGPFPTELFGEEGEWLRAQGHEYGVTTGRPRRCGWFDAVVNRYAAQVNGLTDIVLTKLDVLTGLKEIPLCVAYDVNGERRDDMPTDQSEFAAAKPIYESMPGWDEDISQIHDFNDLPKTCQDYVKRLEDLSGCRISVIGTGPQRDHVIQINSLVD from the coding sequence ATGCCTGGAATTGTTTTGATCGGTGCCCAGTGGGGAGACGAGGGCAAAGGCAAGGCAACGGATCTGATCGGCACGAAGGTCGACTACGTCGCCCGCTTCAACGGCGGCAACAACGCGGGCCATACCGTGGTGGTCGGCGACGAATCGTATGCGTTGCACCTGCTGCCCTCCGGCATCATCAGCCCGAACGTGACCCCCGTGATCGGCAACGGCGTCGTCGTCGATCCCGAAGTGCTGTTCGAGGAGATCGATGGTCTTGAAAGCCGTGGCGTGGACTGCTCCCGACTGCTGGTGAGCGAAGCCGCGCACGTGATCGCGCCGTACCATCGCACGCTCGACAAGGTGACCGAACGCTTCCTTGGCAAGCATAAGATCGGCACCACCGGCCGCGGCATCGGTCCGGCCTACGCGGACAAGATCAACCGCGTCGGCATCCGCGTACACGACCTGTTCAACGCCGAACATCTGCATGACAAGGTCGAGGCGAGCCTGCATCAGAAGAATCAGATGCTCGTCAAGCTGTACAACCGTCGTCCGATCGACGTGGACGAGACTACCGACGAGCTGCTCAAGCTCGGCGAACGTCTGAAGCCGTACGTGGCCAACACCTCGCTGGTGCTCAATAAGGCACTTGACGAAGGCAAGACCGTGCTGTTCGAAGGCGGCCAGGCCACCATGCTCGACGTGGATCACGGCACGTATCCGTTCGTCACATCCTCCAACCCGACCGCCGGCGGCGCATGCACCGGTACTGGTGTCGGCCCGACCAAGATCACCCGCGTGATCGGCGTTTCCAAAGCGTACGTGACCCGCGTAGGCGAGGGTCCGTTCCCGACCGAGCTGTTCGGCGAGGAAGGCGAATGGCTGCGAGCCCAGGGCCACGAGTACGGCGTTACCACCGGCCGTCCGCGTCGTTGCGGCTGGTTCGATGCGGTCGTCAATCGTTATGCGGCTCAGGTCAACGGCCTGACCGACATCGTGCTCACCAAGCTCGACGTGCTTACCGGCCTGAAGGAAATCCCGTTGTGCGTGGCCTATGATGTCAACGGCGAACGCCGCGACGATATGCCTACCGATCAGTCCGAATTCGCGGCGGCGAAACCAATCTACGAATCCATGCCGGGTTGGGACGAGGATATTTCCCAAATCCACGACTTCAATGATCTGCCGAAGACCTGTCAGGATTACGTCAAGCGTCTTGAGGATCTGTCCGGCTGCCGTATCTCCGTGATCGGCACCGGCCCACAGCGCGACCATGTCATCCAGATCAATTCGCTGGTCGACTGA
- a CDS encoding ClC family H(+)/Cl(-) exchange transporter, with the protein MTGNDAAHDIRRLIPRFDHLKWKMAAAGIVIGLVSGLLVVVYRLGIEYGTDASRWIYARIRETPWLIAPWAVAAVAAALAIAWMVGKEPMAGGSGIPQTNGVVICGLKMRWQTILPVRFVGGLLGALFGLSLGREGPSIQIGASGAQCVSHRLRGRRREDMQEHYLVTAGAAAGLSAAFSAPLSGMMFALEGVHRSFSPAILMGATAASLTADFVSKYCFGLRPVLDFGDIGQLSLEEYVWLIPLGLVAGLVGSLMNRSLLGFQTLYGKLPAWSRPMIAIAIALPVGIWLPDVLGGGSNLIDTAEHARVGLGMLCLLFVAKMLFTSTSFGSGAPGGIFMPILAVGSLAGGICGEVLHRFGDLPSDAVAVFAVCVMTGTLAASVKTPITSILLAVEMSGTLTHMLPVAAVAFIALLVSDLLRTKPIYGELLERYVRAQGMQMAIASHVGSGIMELPLEMGAIADGKRVRDVRWPSGCLIIGLRRGESEIVPRGDTRLRAGDYLVVLFSGEEEREVRPAMRRLCDARLD; encoded by the coding sequence TTGACTGGTAACGACGCGGCACATGATATCCGCCGGCTGATTCCGCGATTCGACCACTTGAAGTGGAAGATGGCGGCGGCCGGCATAGTCATTGGTCTGGTTTCAGGATTGCTGGTTGTCGTATACCGTCTCGGCATCGAATACGGCACGGATGCGTCCCGTTGGATATATGCGCGGATTCGCGAGACCCCGTGGCTGATTGCGCCGTGGGCGGTTGCCGCGGTGGCGGCCGCGCTGGCGATCGCGTGGATGGTCGGCAAGGAGCCGATGGCTGGTGGCAGCGGCATCCCGCAGACCAACGGCGTGGTGATATGCGGCTTGAAGATGCGTTGGCAGACGATTCTGCCAGTCCGTTTCGTCGGCGGACTGTTGGGCGCGTTGTTTGGTCTGTCGCTCGGCCGTGAGGGGCCGTCCATTCAGATTGGTGCGTCGGGCGCGCAGTGTGTGTCCCACCGTTTGCGCGGCCGCCGCCGTGAGGACATGCAGGAGCATTATCTGGTCACCGCCGGTGCCGCGGCCGGCTTGTCCGCCGCGTTCAGCGCGCCGCTGTCCGGCATGATGTTCGCTTTGGAAGGGGTGCATCGGAGTTTTTCCCCTGCGATTCTGATGGGCGCCACCGCCGCATCGCTGACTGCTGATTTCGTCTCAAAATACTGTTTCGGTCTGCGTCCGGTTTTGGATTTCGGTGATATCGGTCAGCTGTCATTGGAAGAGTATGTGTGGCTGATTCCGTTGGGATTGGTGGCCGGTTTGGTTGGTTCGCTGATGAACCGCTCGTTGCTTGGCTTCCAGACGCTGTACGGCAAACTGCCGGCATGGAGCCGCCCGATGATTGCGATTGCGATCGCGTTGCCTGTCGGCATCTGGTTGCCTGATGTGCTCGGCGGCGGCTCGAATCTGATTGATACCGCCGAACATGCGCGCGTCGGCTTGGGAATGCTGTGTCTGCTGTTCGTGGCGAAGATGCTGTTCACATCCACGAGTTTCGGCTCAGGCGCGCCTGGCGGTATTTTCATGCCGATTCTTGCGGTCGGTTCGTTGGCTGGCGGCATCTGCGGTGAAGTGTTGCATCGATTCGGTGATCTGCCATCTGACGCAGTGGCGGTGTTCGCGGTGTGCGTGATGACGGGCACGCTCGCCGCGTCCGTGAAAACGCCGATCACGTCGATTCTGTTGGCTGTGGAGATGTCTGGAACATTGACGCACATGCTGCCGGTCGCGGCCGTCGCTTTCATCGCGCTGTTGGTGTCCGATTTGCTGCGCACCAAACCGATCTATGGGGAGTTGCTGGAGCGGTACGTGCGCGCGCAAGGCATGCAGATGGCGATCGCAAGCCATGTGGGCAGCGGCATTATGGAACTGCCATTGGAAATGGGGGCGATTGCGGACGGCAAGCGGGTGCGTGACGTGCGTTGGCCGTCTGGGTGTCTGATCATCGGCCTGCGTCGCGGCGAAAGCGAGATCGTGCCGCGCGGTGATACACGGCTGCGTGCCGGTGACTATTTGGTGGTGCTGTTCAGTGGCGAGGAGGAGCGCGAGGTGCGACCTGCGATGCGGCGGCTGTGTGATGCCCGGCTTGACTGA